A window from Candidatus Nitrospira neomarina encodes these proteins:
- a CDS encoding DUF7379 domain-containing protein produces the protein MKRLMIHGQRQPLDSKSTPPDFPSNLKSLITLKHSAKVERARAGRTPLALDDLNPDDLVQLELNQGVKLWVRADDLQQDFGFTPTRGAAGEEIELPLVLPLGSASRGVVGDWIIKGLKVFGLDPVGATTDFIKDKVEGVLQPGPGLYRWKGKAPSDYSRIKPLETGKSDKPWLVFLHGTASSSEGSFGGLWEDGANARMLQLLAQYPDRVLAFQHRTLSQSPIQNAVELVRQFPKGARLHLVSHSRGGLIGELLCRSMMEGRFPFDQEDLGIFVQADRDDDRKELEQLGNLLQQKELVIERFVRVGCPARGTTLASGRLDRYLSILLNVVQAIPGLKANPVVEGLSAFLLAVVKNRTKPEELPGLEAQMPGSPLVRILNRPGVRTRADLHVLGGDLEGEGIIGRLKTFVTDLFYREDHDLVVNTPAMLGGTERTREIHYWIDTGKNVDHFHYFRNPDTASRLLQALIQAEPHSLYHRLEGRPSQITEEDYRKRAPGLSQPVVYVLPGIMGSELNVGKDRVWVDMWDLAMGGLKKLKLTAENVVVGKPIASGYKDLIRFLAHSHEVKPFAYDWRKSLLETAKLLRKSLEETLEKLEGKQPVRIVAHSMGGLVVRVMLATPEGKNVWDRMCEHPGARFIMLGTPNGGSHAITAMLMGRDPLVRKLDLLDLTNSQTTLLGIISCFDGVLQLLPHSGTLDVFRAEVWETLQEHDRPEDRGMGKAKIATSESAGIVWPLPDTAQLTNAFKMTTLIRDSPIDPQRMIYVAGCAAATPCDVSIDLLAKPDRRIQVLATSAGDGRVPWETGIPNTLRNRAYYVDCEHGDLANFPDAFEGLVDLLNSGVTTKISQTPPARREVIVAPPAIAEGMVEMFPNEEDLIASALGSSRVQKTKLPPRKVRVKIINDNLSRASSPVAVGHYAGDTIVSAEAYLDRQLNGRLRERQRLGLYPNTLNTSAVVLNDQEDAQGPIHPGAIVVGLGMVGELTPGGLTTSMTNAIVNYALECLEAHRKRCLRLSEVISDDFELKIPLTTLLIGTGAGGFSLNDSLQALLNGVLQANRRLRQLKESRKSEDGESPANDLFEEHMAEDAAQTVTIDSVEVFELFQDRAIQATKDLRELARSGNFQKHLHIEELLVEGAASRQRAFFVEDAAWWQRLRIVTQPDGSLKFESLTNRARMETYLQPAQRKLIERFLKRASSSTQTDLELSNTLFELLIPNRLKEYAPDRRDIVLVLDEESAEYPWELLNNRYDPQARPLSVEAGMIRQLAVRDFRENVLHGTERNALVIGDPTSGEPSGKFAPLPGAAAEAREVAKLIRHYGYRDVVELVESDADPEHVLTALYRQPYRILHCAAHGVYQFPLEEEDDRLVAPNLQPTSKNDPCVKPKTVTGMVLGDGLFLTPAEIQQMRYVPELVFLNCCHLGRTNGSGPSPEIPFHRLASNLGTQLIQMGVRAVIAAGWAVDDTAAKVFARKFYEEMFQNRFFGDAVRLARQEIYLQYGGSNTWGAYQCYGDPDFSLKDGSRPGAGDGHMVAPAELRVELYNLVQTVQTAEPKDESRIRQQLDDLQIRAGQGWMNSSAMCAAFGKAYGELGLFDQAVRFYDRGRTLEPADATVDSLEQLANLKVRWALKKSLEMLPRAKTKTDDKASKQEIPIKDLIDDAENILNCLIKIQPTQERYALKGKVFKGRAVLHKGRVQRKKALQQMEAYYGKGYELGRKAERHDVFYPLVNQLAAKIVLSWGTQKSRTVPKGKTKQTNWVNETLSELEKEAEELRHTGRSFWEWGLKPECLLLKALYAKRLTVNDHNAILKGYQEAKRREGSAKHMDSVVENIRFFEAMLSLSNLSKAPSSLAQSLQKLREGLESK, from the coding sequence ATGAAACGTCTCATGATTCATGGACAACGTCAGCCACTTGATTCGAAATCGACTCCTCCCGATTTCCCTTCCAATCTGAAGAGCCTGATTACCCTCAAGCATAGTGCGAAGGTCGAACGTGCCCGTGCGGGGCGCACGCCGTTGGCACTTGACGATCTGAATCCCGACGATCTGGTTCAGTTGGAATTGAACCAGGGCGTGAAATTGTGGGTGCGGGCCGATGACCTGCAGCAGGATTTTGGATTCACGCCCACTCGCGGGGCTGCGGGGGAGGAAATCGAACTTCCCCTGGTTCTGCCATTGGGGTCCGCGAGCCGTGGGGTGGTGGGCGATTGGATAATTAAAGGGCTTAAAGTGTTTGGTCTGGATCCCGTGGGTGCGACCACGGATTTTATTAAGGACAAAGTGGAGGGTGTGTTACAGCCCGGCCCGGGCCTCTATCGTTGGAAGGGGAAAGCGCCTTCTGACTATTCACGAATTAAACCACTGGAAACGGGAAAGTCGGATAAACCCTGGCTGGTCTTTCTCCATGGGACCGCTTCCTCCTCAGAGGGAAGTTTTGGGGGGTTATGGGAAGACGGTGCCAATGCACGCATGTTGCAACTGCTCGCGCAGTATCCCGATCGCGTGCTCGCCTTCCAACATCGCACGCTTTCGCAAAGTCCTATTCAAAATGCGGTGGAACTGGTTCGCCAGTTTCCCAAGGGAGCTCGATTGCATTTGGTCTCCCATTCCCGTGGCGGGCTTATCGGCGAATTACTCTGCCGCAGCATGATGGAGGGTCGATTTCCGTTTGATCAGGAGGATCTTGGGATATTTGTGCAAGCCGATCGTGACGACGACCGTAAGGAATTGGAGCAACTCGGCAACCTGTTGCAACAAAAGGAATTGGTGATCGAACGATTTGTGCGGGTGGGCTGTCCGGCCCGAGGCACCACCTTGGCGAGTGGCCGGTTGGATCGGTACCTGTCGATTCTCTTGAATGTGGTGCAAGCGATTCCCGGCCTCAAGGCCAATCCGGTGGTTGAGGGGCTTTCCGCGTTTCTCCTCGCCGTGGTGAAAAACCGGACCAAACCGGAAGAGTTGCCCGGGTTGGAAGCGCAGATGCCCGGGTCACCGTTGGTTCGCATTCTCAATCGGCCTGGAGTGCGGACGAGGGCTGATCTGCACGTGTTGGGGGGGGATCTGGAAGGCGAGGGGATTATCGGCCGACTCAAAACATTCGTCACGGACTTATTCTATCGGGAAGATCATGATTTGGTCGTCAATACGCCGGCCATGTTGGGGGGGACGGAGCGCACACGGGAAATTCATTATTGGATCGACACGGGGAAGAACGTCGATCATTTCCATTATTTTCGAAACCCCGATACTGCCAGTCGACTCCTTCAGGCCCTCATCCAGGCAGAGCCGCATTCCTTGTACCATCGCCTGGAGGGGCGGCCTTCCCAAATCACCGAGGAGGACTATCGGAAACGTGCGCCCGGTCTGTCGCAGCCGGTCGTGTACGTCTTGCCGGGCATCATGGGCAGTGAACTCAATGTCGGGAAGGACCGGGTCTGGGTGGATATGTGGGATCTGGCTATGGGAGGCCTGAAGAAGTTGAAGCTTACGGCGGAGAATGTGGTGGTTGGTAAGCCGATCGCGTCGGGGTACAAGGACCTGATCCGGTTTTTGGCCCATTCCCATGAGGTGAAACCCTTTGCCTACGATTGGCGGAAGTCTCTCCTGGAGACGGCGAAACTTCTTCGCAAATCTCTGGAAGAAACGTTGGAGAAACTGGAGGGAAAGCAACCGGTCAGAATTGTCGCTCATTCCATGGGTGGACTCGTGGTACGCGTGATGCTTGCCACGCCGGAAGGGAAAAACGTGTGGGACCGGATGTGTGAGCATCCCGGTGCCCGGTTCATTATGCTGGGCACCCCCAATGGGGGATCACATGCCATTACCGCCATGCTGATGGGGCGTGATCCATTGGTGCGAAAATTGGATCTGTTGGATCTCACCAATTCCCAAACGACGTTACTTGGAATCATTTCCTGCTTCGATGGCGTGTTGCAGCTCCTGCCGCACAGCGGCACACTGGATGTGTTCAGGGCCGAAGTATGGGAAACCCTTCAGGAGCATGATCGGCCGGAGGATCGAGGAATGGGGAAGGCCAAAATTGCCACCTCCGAATCGGCGGGGATTGTTTGGCCGTTGCCCGACACGGCCCAACTGACGAACGCATTCAAGATGACCACACTTATCCGGGACAGTCCTATCGATCCTCAACGCATGATCTATGTGGCAGGATGCGCGGCGGCCACACCTTGTGATGTCTCGATTGATCTCTTGGCAAAGCCCGATCGTCGTATTCAGGTGCTGGCTACCTCGGCAGGGGATGGGCGTGTCCCCTGGGAAACCGGCATTCCCAACACACTGAGAAACCGGGCGTACTATGTGGATTGTGAACATGGGGATCTCGCAAATTTCCCGGACGCGTTTGAAGGGTTGGTTGATCTGCTGAATAGCGGAGTAACCACCAAAATATCCCAAACGCCTCCTGCCCGTCGCGAGGTGATAGTGGCCCCTCCCGCCATTGCGGAAGGAATGGTGGAGATGTTTCCCAATGAAGAGGATCTTATCGCCTCGGCCTTGGGATCGAGTCGCGTTCAAAAAACGAAGCTGCCTCCCCGGAAAGTCAGGGTCAAGATAATTAATGACAATTTGTCCCGGGCGTCTTCGCCTGTGGCGGTGGGACATTATGCAGGAGATACCATTGTCAGTGCCGAGGCGTATCTTGACCGGCAACTCAATGGCCGGTTGCGCGAACGGCAACGCTTGGGACTCTATCCCAATACACTCAATACCTCCGCAGTGGTGCTCAATGATCAAGAAGATGCACAGGGGCCAATCCATCCAGGCGCCATTGTTGTGGGGTTGGGGATGGTGGGAGAACTGACCCCTGGCGGATTAACGACCTCGATGACAAATGCCATAGTCAATTATGCCCTGGAGTGTTTAGAGGCTCACCGTAAACGCTGCTTGAGACTCTCCGAAGTGATTTCGGATGACTTTGAGCTGAAAATCCCTTTGACGACCCTGTTAATAGGGACGGGCGCAGGCGGATTTTCCCTGAATGATTCCTTGCAAGCGCTTCTCAATGGGGTACTGCAGGCTAATCGGCGCTTACGCCAATTGAAAGAAAGCAGGAAATCTGAGGACGGCGAATCCCCGGCGAATGACTTATTCGAAGAGCACATGGCCGAAGACGCGGCCCAAACCGTCACGATCGATTCCGTAGAGGTGTTTGAGTTGTTTCAAGACCGGGCAATCCAAGCCACGAAAGACTTGCGGGAACTAGCGCGGTCAGGGAATTTTCAAAAACATCTGCATATCGAGGAACTGTTGGTCGAGGGAGCGGCATCGCGGCAGAGAGCCTTTTTTGTGGAGGATGCAGCATGGTGGCAACGGCTGCGAATTGTCACGCAACCCGACGGCTCATTGAAATTTGAATCTCTGACCAACCGGGCGCGGATGGAAACGTATCTGCAACCGGCCCAACGGAAACTCATAGAACGGTTTTTGAAACGGGCGAGTTCTTCTACGCAAACCGATTTGGAATTATCCAACACGTTATTTGAACTTCTTATTCCTAACCGGTTAAAGGAATATGCCCCGGACCGGCGGGATATCGTATTGGTGCTGGACGAGGAGTCGGCGGAATACCCGTGGGAGCTGTTAAACAATCGCTATGATCCGCAAGCCCGTCCCCTTTCGGTGGAAGCGGGGATGATCCGGCAACTGGCTGTCCGGGATTTCCGTGAGAATGTCCTCCATGGGACAGAACGCAATGCCCTGGTGATTGGCGATCCCACCAGTGGAGAACCCTCCGGAAAGTTTGCCCCATTGCCCGGAGCGGCGGCGGAGGCGCGGGAGGTGGCCAAGCTCATTCGCCACTACGGGTATCGGGATGTGGTGGAACTCGTGGAGAGTGACGCCGACCCGGAGCACGTTTTGACTGCCCTGTACAGACAACCCTATCGGATCCTGCATTGTGCCGCACATGGGGTCTATCAGTTCCCATTGGAAGAGGAGGACGATCGGCTTGTTGCTCCGAATCTCCAGCCAACCTCAAAAAATGATCCTTGTGTAAAACCCAAAACGGTTACAGGCATGGTGTTAGGGGATGGGTTGTTTTTAACCCCGGCGGAAATTCAACAAATGCGCTATGTGCCCGAATTGGTCTTTTTGAATTGTTGTCATCTGGGGCGCACCAATGGCAGCGGTCCATCACCCGAAATTCCCTTTCATCGGTTGGCTTCCAACCTGGGCACCCAATTGATCCAGATGGGTGTGCGGGCGGTGATTGCGGCGGGTTGGGCCGTGGACGATACGGCTGCGAAAGTCTTCGCCAGAAAATTTTATGAAGAAATGTTCCAGAACCGTTTCTTTGGCGATGCGGTGCGATTGGCTCGACAGGAAATCTACCTTCAATATGGTGGATCAAATACCTGGGGCGCCTATCAATGTTATGGAGATCCGGATTTTTCATTGAAGGATGGTTCCAGGCCTGGAGCCGGTGACGGCCACATGGTGGCTCCGGCTGAATTGCGTGTGGAATTGTACAATCTGGTGCAAACAGTCCAGACGGCGGAACCGAAAGATGAAAGCAGGATTCGACAACAATTGGACGATTTACAGATTAGAGCAGGACAGGGATGGATGAATTCTTCGGCTATGTGTGCCGCCTTCGGGAAGGCGTATGGAGAATTGGGTCTCTTTGATCAGGCTGTCCGGTTCTATGATCGGGGGAGAACTTTGGAACCCGCCGATGCGACAGTGGATTCCCTGGAACAATTGGCCAACCTGAAGGTGCGATGGGCCCTTAAGAAATCTCTCGAAATGTTGCCACGCGCAAAGACAAAGACGGATGACAAGGCGAGTAAGCAGGAAATTCCCATCAAAGATCTCATTGATGACGCGGAGAATATTCTGAATTGTCTCATCAAGATTCAACCGACTCAGGAGCGATATGCGCTGAAAGGAAAAGTCTTCAAGGGGAGAGCTGTCCTTCACAAAGGAAGAGTTCAGAGAAAGAAAGCTCTACAACAAATGGAAGCGTATTATGGAAAAGGGTATGAACTCGGGAGAAAGGCTGAACGACATGATGTGTTTTATCCCTTGGTCAATCAATTGGCCGCCAAGATAGTGCTGTCCTGGGGAACTCAGAAATCCCGGACTGTTCCAAAAGGCAAGACCAAACAGACTAATTGGGTAAACGAAACGTTGTCGGAATTAGAAAAAGAGGCGGAAGAATTGCGGCACACAGGGCGATCATTTTGGGAGTGGGGCCTGAAACCGGAATGCCTGTTGCTGAAGGCTTTATATGCCAAGCGGCTCACCGTCAATGACCATAATGCCATTCTCAAAGGTTATCAGGAGGCCAAGCGTCGGGAAGGTTCGGCCAAACACATGGATTCTGTAGTCGAGAATATCAGATTTTTTGAAGCCATGCTGAGCCTAAGCAATCTTTCCAAAGCTCCCTCGTCACTTGCCCAAAGTCTGCAGAAATTGCGGGAAGGCCTGGAATCGAAGTAG
- a CDS encoding trypsin-like peptidase domain-containing protein → MALIRFLTFLVVLLMLPTAPVLSDVDMGTLKKGVVKVSAQYSKSEKVGTGFIVGKGKNHLFIVTASHVVEGESEIPRSLTVTFFTHQEEPLVAEVINKEGGDPKGLALLKVGGDFPDDVEILEWDTQTRFHGGEELHVIGFPQFGGNPWAVTRGILSGFDGPILKFSGAVEEGNSGGPLLYQGKVIGVIVEILRKFVNAKPSQIAQFTVENWPGFTRQVRIEPENILPPLEADAGKSAGKGLATLVVTTVPQNADVFVDDELVGNTTKGPVVVSQLTPDSYEVAVKKKGYRPWMNSVELLPGELRELNASLQKGVAFDVTGIWKNPDEPTLSYVLQQTGDRVVMREVTASVLGTMVTAEGEGQLQGNQLSIFYRTVLGTMGQSTTTLSDDNQHLTGTFQDFSNMIPMTLSLVRSADSPASFGLPGSDAWNAIQGFGQ, encoded by the coding sequence ATGGCTCTCATTCGTTTCCTGACTTTCTTGGTTGTTCTTCTGATGCTTCCGACTGCACCCGTATTGTCCGACGTGGATATGGGCACCTTAAAAAAAGGCGTAGTGAAGGTCTCGGCGCAATATTCCAAGTCTGAAAAAGTCGGAACCGGGTTTATTGTCGGGAAGGGAAAGAACCATCTGTTCATTGTAACCGCCTCACATGTGGTAGAAGGTGAGTCCGAAATCCCTCGATCCCTCACTGTTACGTTTTTTACGCATCAAGAAGAACCCTTGGTTGCTGAGGTCATCAATAAAGAAGGCGGGGATCCCAAAGGCTTGGCTCTGTTGAAGGTGGGGGGAGATTTTCCCGACGATGTGGAAATTCTGGAGTGGGATACGCAAACTCGATTCCATGGAGGAGAAGAACTGCATGTGATCGGATTTCCTCAGTTTGGAGGCAATCCATGGGCGGTGACCAGGGGAATCCTGTCCGGGTTTGACGGGCCTATTCTCAAGTTTTCCGGGGCGGTTGAAGAAGGGAATTCTGGCGGACCACTGCTGTACCAGGGGAAAGTTATCGGTGTGATTGTGGAAATCCTCCGGAAATTTGTCAATGCCAAGCCTTCTCAAATTGCGCAATTTACGGTTGAAAATTGGCCGGGGTTTACTCGTCAGGTCAGGATTGAACCGGAAAATATTTTACCGCCGTTAGAAGCCGATGCGGGGAAATCGGCAGGGAAGGGCTTGGCCACCTTGGTTGTCACCACCGTTCCACAGAATGCGGATGTGTTTGTCGACGATGAACTGGTCGGAAACACCACAAAAGGACCGGTCGTGGTGAGTCAATTAACCCCGGATAGTTACGAGGTGGCGGTCAAAAAGAAAGGCTATCGACCATGGATGAACAGTGTTGAATTACTTCCCGGCGAACTCCGGGAGTTGAACGCGTCTCTCCAGAAAGGAGTGGCGTTTGATGTGACCGGTATCTGGAAAAATCCTGATGAACCGACCCTGTCCTATGTTCTGCAACAAACTGGAGATCGGGTGGTGATGAGAGAAGTCACCGCCAGTGTGTTGGGGACCATGGTGACCGCAGAGGGAGAAGGGCAATTGCAAGGCAACCAATTATCCATTTTCTATCGGACTGTGTTGGGAACGATGGGGCAATCGACCACCACCTTATCGGATGACAATCAGCATCTCACCGGAACCTTCCAGGATTTTTCCAATATGATTCCGATGACGCTCTCGTTGGTTCGATCGGCAGATTCTCCCGCCTCTTTTGGTTTACCAGGCAGTGATGCGTGGAACGCCATTCAGGGTTTTGGGCAGTAA
- a CDS encoding toll/interleukin-1 receptor domain-containing protein produces MKDVFISYASEDRRVAQQLAASLEQSGVSVWWDRRIQVGSEWDKTIEDALASAKCVVVLWTAHAKDSRWVRAEAREALKTEKVVPVMLEANAIPLAFTGIQALCFLGWEGTAGSKEFDILLSVVRAKLEGKPMELPEASSTKPSLLGKLVALVGVKAGVGGVLAILLIGSSFVRVDPDISVHVETTRMELSVVSTFGDKRLTDDLTFETLTVENIGKLAISPDRLLVADPADYDMESDSYPPKAWFDIPVNGRTVQFGVGSSGMASEIAIEPTDHQEAVAGQLDGIVLTDETFVTMQVSNNNAVTLAFRKKEGPQRVVVSRIHAVQFIQIGLQAPPELSIPFPQDQELTYHIIFEEKPGTMELFGQDEALVLVMKEMDLTGKKPISSSVLPIQSIDFSWQDPGTGERKPPEGFSGTVNYLDPQSMPSVTIGTNAFLTLDDLDHFEITSISIDPFSHKLVVDLKGKAGYVKTGTAGNPQDLRPTLFDHIRYSPLFEPVSKLLGF; encoded by the coding sequence ATGAAGGACGTGTTCATCAGTTACGCCAGCGAGGATCGACGTGTGGCCCAACAATTGGCTGCATCCTTGGAGCAATCCGGGGTATCGGTGTGGTGGGACCGCCGGATTCAAGTGGGAAGCGAGTGGGATAAAACGATTGAAGACGCGTTGGCCTCGGCGAAATGCGTGGTCGTGTTATGGACCGCTCACGCTAAAGATTCCCGGTGGGTGCGGGCAGAGGCTCGGGAAGCTTTGAAAACTGAAAAGGTCGTACCGGTCATGTTGGAGGCCAATGCCATCCCATTGGCATTTACCGGTATTCAGGCCTTGTGCTTTCTTGGATGGGAAGGCACGGCCGGATCCAAGGAATTTGACATTCTCCTTTCTGTCGTCCGTGCCAAATTAGAGGGGAAGCCTATGGAGCTCCCTGAGGCCTCTTCTACCAAACCCTCTCTGCTCGGAAAATTGGTCGCTCTTGTGGGGGTCAAGGCCGGGGTGGGAGGGGTTCTTGCCATTCTGCTGATCGGCAGTTCATTTGTGCGAGTCGATCCGGATATTTCGGTGCATGTGGAAACCACCCGGATGGAGTTGAGCGTGGTCTCTACTTTTGGTGATAAACGGCTGACCGACGATCTGACCTTTGAGACCCTGACCGTTGAAAATATCGGGAAACTCGCTATCAGTCCAGACCGGCTGTTGGTTGCGGATCCGGCTGACTATGATATGGAGTCGGATAGTTATCCACCGAAAGCCTGGTTCGATATCCCCGTCAATGGGCGAACCGTGCAATTTGGTGTGGGCAGCTCTGGTATGGCCTCGGAAATCGCCATTGAACCCACAGATCATCAGGAGGCCGTAGCGGGGCAACTCGATGGGATCGTGCTGACCGACGAGACGTTCGTCACGATGCAGGTTTCCAATAATAATGCGGTCACTTTGGCATTCAGAAAGAAAGAGGGGCCACAACGAGTGGTGGTGTCCCGCATACATGCCGTCCAATTCATTCAAATCGGATTACAAGCGCCGCCCGAACTTTCCATTCCTTTTCCCCAGGATCAGGAGCTGACCTATCACATCATTTTTGAGGAAAAACCGGGAACGATGGAACTGTTTGGGCAGGATGAGGCTTTGGTTCTGGTGATGAAAGAAATGGACCTCACAGGCAAGAAGCCGATTTCCAGTTCAGTATTGCCGATACAATCCATAGACTTTTCCTGGCAGGATCCCGGGACCGGTGAACGCAAGCCGCCGGAGGGGTTTTCGGGGACGGTGAATTATCTCGATCCGCAGAGTATGCCATCGGTGACTATCGGAACGAATGCCTTTCTGACCTTGGACGACCTGGACCATTTTGAAATCACTTCAATCAGCATAGATCCATTTAGCCATAAATTGGTGGTGGATCTGAAGGGCAAGGCCGGTTATGTCAAAACAGGGACTGCCGGCAACCCACAGGATCTTCGTCCGACCCTCTTCGATCACATCCGGTACAGCCCCCTATTCGAACCAGTCAGCAAATTATTGGGGTTTTAG
- a CDS encoding SUMF1/EgtB/PvdO family nonheme iron enzyme, whose translation MTWGKEDVPPARRDEERDGWCGNCGQRVIRGGAWTDDLPVFLRSSNRHRDTTVSRLNYLGFRLAQDIP comes from the coding sequence ATGACATGGGGCAAAGAAGACGTTCCACCGGCACGCCGCGACGAAGAAAGGGACGGGTGGTGTGGCAATTGTGGCCAGCGTGTGATTCGGGGCGGTGCCTGGACCGACGACCTTCCGGTGTTCCTTCGTTCATCAAACCGGCACAGGGACACCACTGTCTCCCGGCTCAACTACCTTGGTTTTCGTCTTGCCCAGGACATCCCCTAA
- a CDS encoding efflux transporter outer membrane subunit: MIATKHLPMLFMILCLPGCLMGPDYHQPDLNVPEDWNRMTLEGSSSQLPITVGQVPEAGWWRMFGNDELNGLIEQALDRNHDLRQAAFRVLEAHAIAYGSGAGLYPNVSLDGSYSRIRRSESILVGPTGGAPEGFAPPGANFDIWRADIDLRWELDLWGRIRRGKEAFTAEALGSEMNRRGLLLSLVGEVGDSYFRLRELDEQVEIAERNLALQQDSLSIIRSRAQAGLVSDLDVKREETLVAQTASQIPEFRRQRAVQLHQLEVLTGANPGTLVLSSKPLRSVMAQPTIPVGLPSDLLQRRPDILEKEEILKAANARIGEARAYFFPSVAITGNGGFLTSEFDQWFKWGSRNMAIGPSVTLPIFEGYTNLARLEVAENRYQQMLEDYHQTILNAFREVADVLVALQTRKEQLVSQHQHVAAARESLELADIRYRKGLVSYIDVIDAQRIVLDAELGVVQTERARLTAMVNLFKAVGGGWQDEQLSQVKPQ, encoded by the coding sequence ATGATCGCAACGAAACATCTACCCATGCTGTTTATGATCCTTTGTCTGCCGGGATGTCTGATGGGGCCGGACTATCACCAGCCGGACCTCAATGTCCCTGAAGACTGGAACAGGATGACACTGGAAGGCTCATCCTCTCAGCTTCCCATTACGGTAGGGCAGGTGCCGGAAGCCGGGTGGTGGCGAATGTTTGGCAACGATGAATTGAATGGATTGATTGAACAGGCCTTGGACCGTAACCATGATCTCCGACAAGCTGCGTTTCGGGTGCTGGAGGCGCACGCGATTGCCTATGGGTCGGGAGCGGGGCTTTATCCCAATGTATCCTTGGATGGATCGTATAGCCGAATTCGTCGATCGGAAAGCATTTTAGTCGGTCCCACAGGAGGGGCGCCTGAAGGGTTTGCGCCACCGGGAGCTAATTTTGATATTTGGCGTGCGGACATCGATCTTCGATGGGAACTGGATTTATGGGGTCGCATTCGACGCGGAAAGGAGGCCTTTACCGCAGAAGCGTTGGGGAGCGAAATGAATCGCCGCGGTCTGTTGTTGAGCCTGGTGGGTGAGGTGGGAGATTCCTATTTCCGGCTTCGCGAACTCGACGAACAAGTGGAGATTGCGGAACGGAACTTGGCCCTTCAACAAGACTCACTGTCGATCATCCGGAGCCGTGCGCAGGCCGGTCTAGTATCCGACCTGGATGTGAAACGAGAGGAAACCCTTGTGGCTCAAACGGCTTCGCAAATTCCCGAGTTTCGGCGACAACGGGCTGTGCAACTGCATCAACTCGAAGTGTTGACGGGAGCCAATCCCGGTACGCTGGTGTTGTCCTCCAAACCCCTTCGGTCCGTGATGGCGCAACCCACGATCCCGGTTGGTCTGCCTTCAGATCTGTTGCAACGGCGCCCGGATATTTTGGAAAAGGAAGAAATCTTAAAAGCCGCCAATGCTCGAATTGGAGAAGCCCGCGCCTACTTTTTCCCCAGCGTGGCCATCACGGGAAACGGAGGGTTTCTCACCAGCGAATTCGATCAATGGTTCAAATGGGGCAGCCGCAACATGGCGATCGGTCCTTCGGTTACCCTTCCCATCTTTGAAGGCTATACCAATTTGGCCAGATTGGAGGTGGCGGAAAACCGGTATCAGCAAATGTTGGAAGACTACCATCAAACCATTCTGAATGCGTTTAGGGAAGTGGCTGATGTGCTGGTTGCCCTCCAAACGCGCAAAGAGCAACTGGTCAGTCAACACCAACACGTGGCAGCCGCCCGGGAATCGCTGGAGCTCGCGGACATCCGGTACCGGAAGGGATTGGTCAGCTATATCGACGTCATCGATGCTCAGCGCATCGTGCTGGATGCGGAATTGGGCGTGGTCCAAACCGAACGGGCACGTCTCACGGCTATGGTAAATCTGTTCAAAGCTGTGGGCGGCGGTTGGCAGGATGAACAATTGTCACAAGTGAAACCACAGTAA